The Devosia sp. YIM 151766 genome includes a region encoding these proteins:
- a CDS encoding LacI family DNA-binding transcriptional regulator: protein MSRRKTPTIKDVARAAGVSSATVSYVLNNLNKVTPEVDALVRKAAAEIGYSRNNAARALKTGRNQVIGCILPNLSSPVFPEIANAVQMRAEALGYATLVIDSGNEPLREERVVQTLVRHGVDGAVAMLHPSFKPTSPPIFPMVSLDAQFAGLDSIQADHFAGGRLMAEHIIALGHRRIGMLSGFSDLSSNRERREGFMSVAAGRIEVVWEVNVHLLPQLRPEALDAIRRREVTMIACVNDLVAIAALSALKAENLSVPGDVSVIGFDDMQWSSWPLIDLSTVRQPLDLLGEQAVELLVDRLRFPTKPIENRVLPVSFIQRGSTAPMAPSA, encoded by the coding sequence ATGTCTCGGCGAAAAACACCGACCATCAAGGATGTGGCCAGGGCCGCGGGCGTTTCATCCGCGACGGTTTCCTATGTCCTCAACAATCTGAACAAGGTGACCCCGGAAGTCGACGCCCTGGTGCGCAAGGCCGCCGCCGAGATCGGCTATTCCCGCAACAATGCCGCGCGCGCCCTCAAGACCGGCCGCAATCAGGTCATCGGCTGCATCCTGCCGAATTTGAGCAGCCCGGTGTTTCCCGAAATCGCCAATGCCGTGCAGATGCGGGCCGAGGCGCTGGGCTATGCGACCCTGGTCATCGATTCGGGCAATGAGCCGCTGCGCGAGGAGCGCGTGGTTCAGACTCTGGTGCGGCACGGGGTCGACGGGGCGGTGGCCATGCTGCATCCCAGCTTCAAGCCGACTTCGCCGCCCATCTTCCCCATGGTGTCGCTCGATGCGCAATTTGCCGGTCTCGACAGCATCCAGGCCGACCATTTCGCCGGCGGGCGCCTGATGGCCGAGCACATCATCGCGCTCGGCCATCGGCGCATTGGCATGCTTTCGGGATTTTCTGACCTCAGCAGCAATCGTGAACGCCGCGAGGGCTTCATGTCGGTCGCCGCCGGCCGGATCGAGGTTGTCTGGGAGGTCAATGTGCACCTGCTGCCCCAATTGCGGCCGGAAGCGCTCGACGCCATCCGACGGCGCGAGGTGACCATGATCGCCTGCGTCAACGATCTGGTGGCGATAGCGGCCCTGAGCGCGCTCAAGGCGGAAAATCTCAGCGTTCCGGGAGACGTTTCGGTTATCGGCTTCGATGACATGCAATGGAGCAGTTGGCCGCTTATCGACCTCTCCACCGTGCGCCAGCCGCTCGATTTGCTGGGGGAGCAGGCGGTTGAGCTGCTTGTCGACCGGCTGAGATTTCCCACGAAGCCGATAGAGAACCGGGTGCTGCCGGTGTCTTTCATCCAGCGCGGCAGCACCGCGCCCATGGCGCCATCGGCCTGA
- a CDS encoding ABC transporter permease yields the protein MRSILAGLAEFALTLIVISIVILAVLVPVALLRSEPMQVLQLFILGPFGSMRHIGNILEAATPTMLTGLSAAVIFRAGSFNLGVEGSFFVGGISATAAALLLPLTGFIAAPTAIVIGALVGSLACVVPGYLRVRFGASEMVNSLVLNFAFLYAGIFVLNYFLRDPNAGALASYRLPSDFTLERLMQGTRLHTGVIVAFIACLVGGIWLYATRSGLNVRIVGAGPGMAQHLGLSASGLVMRAQIIGGLVAGMAGAIEVLGLYNRFTWTSLPGHGWTGITVAILARENPFLVIPAALFLAYLQVGGDSLARNLDVPSEVVGLVTAAIMLVATATAIFRHPAFLRLIRDIKGQEQAA from the coding sequence ATCCGCTCCATCCTGGCCGGATTGGCCGAATTCGCGCTCACCCTGATCGTCATCTCCATCGTGATCCTGGCCGTTCTGGTGCCGGTGGCGCTGCTGCGGTCCGAGCCGATGCAGGTCCTGCAATTGTTCATTCTCGGCCCTTTCGGCTCCATGCGCCATATCGGCAATATCCTCGAGGCGGCGACGCCGACCATGCTGACCGGATTGTCGGCGGCGGTGATTTTCCGCGCCGGCAGTTTCAATCTCGGTGTCGAAGGCAGTTTTTTCGTGGGCGGGATCAGCGCCACCGCGGCAGCGCTGCTGCTGCCCTTGACCGGGTTCATCGCCGCGCCGACCGCCATCGTCATCGGCGCATTGGTGGGCTCGCTGGCCTGCGTGGTGCCGGGCTATCTCCGCGTCAGGTTCGGCGCCTCCGAAATGGTCAATTCGCTGGTGCTCAATTTCGCCTTTCTCTATGCGGGCATCTTCGTGCTCAATTATTTCCTGCGCGATCCCAATGCGGGGGCGCTGGCCTCCTATCGGCTGCCCAGCGATTTCACGCTTGAGCGGCTGATGCAGGGCACGCGGCTGCATACCGGCGTCATCGTCGCCTTCATCGCCTGCCTCGTGGGCGGTATCTGGCTCTACGCCACGCGGTCGGGACTTAATGTGCGCATTGTCGGCGCCGGTCCGGGCATGGCGCAGCATCTGGGGCTCAGCGCTTCGGGACTGGTCATGCGGGCGCAGATCATCGGCGGCCTGGTCGCCGGCATGGCCGGGGCCATCGAGGTGCTGGGGCTCTATAACCGCTTCACCTGGACCAGCTTGCCCGGCCATGGCTGGACCGGCATCACCGTGGCGATCCTGGCGCGCGAGAACCCATTTCTGGTGATCCCGGCAGCATTGTTCCTGGCCTATCTGCAGGTCGGCGGCGATAGCCTGGCGCGCAATCTGGACGTGCCGAGCGAAGTCGTGGGGCTGGTCACCGCCGCCATCATGCTGGTGGCCACCGCCACCGCCATCTTCCGGCATCCCGCCTTCCTGCGGCTCATTCGCGACATCAAGGGCCAGGAGCAGGCAGCATGA
- a CDS encoding BMP family ABC transporter substrate-binding protein has translation MSFDVKARRALLGFVSVAALLAAGTAGTVAQDRILLLINGALGDKSFFDSANRGLATIKQTYGDDVETRVLEIGDDPSGWEPALLEVSEQDWDLIIGGTFSLSETLGDVAEQYPDQNYILFDASLPYDGGAYPNVYSIQYKQNEASYLGGILAAGLLQSGLPEGTGEYLGFLGGMDIPVINDFLVGYVAGAQSFNPDVKVSVAYAGSFTDAAKGKELGLAQYRAGVGIGFIAASQAGLGQVSAAKETDQYVLGVDSDQESIFAESDPELASRVVSSVLKNVDVSLVRAYELYREGNLPFGTVENVGLAEGAVGLVETGNMAELASPETLEAIEAAKADIASGAIVVPTGFGMDTAALNALRDSVRP, from the coding sequence ATTTCATTCGATGTGAAGGCGCGCCGCGCGCTGCTCGGTTTCGTCAGTGTCGCGGCGCTGCTCGCCGCCGGCACGGCGGGCACGGTCGCCCAGGACAGGATTCTGCTGCTGATCAATGGCGCGCTCGGCGACAAGTCGTTCTTCGACTCGGCCAATCGGGGGCTGGCGACGATCAAGCAGACCTATGGCGACGATGTCGAGACGCGGGTACTTGAAATCGGTGACGATCCGTCCGGCTGGGAGCCGGCGCTGCTCGAAGTGTCCGAGCAGGATTGGGATCTGATCATCGGCGGCACCTTCTCGCTGTCGGAAACGCTGGGCGACGTGGCCGAGCAATATCCGGACCAGAATTACATCCTGTTCGACGCCAGCCTGCCCTATGATGGCGGCGCCTATCCCAACGTCTATTCGATCCAGTACAAGCAGAACGAAGCCTCCTATCTGGGCGGCATTCTGGCCGCCGGCCTGCTGCAATCGGGCCTGCCCGAAGGCACCGGCGAATATCTCGGCTTCCTGGGCGGCATGGACATTCCGGTGATCAATGACTTCCTCGTCGGCTATGTTGCCGGGGCGCAGTCTTTCAATCCCGATGTCAAGGTTTCGGTCGCCTATGCCGGCTCGTTCACCGACGCCGCCAAGGGCAAGGAACTGGGTCTCGCCCAATATCGCGCCGGGGTCGGCATCGGCTTCATCGCTGCCTCGCAGGCCGGTCTCGGCCAGGTGTCGGCGGCCAAGGAAACCGACCAATATGTGCTGGGCGTCGACTCCGATCAGGAATCGATTTTTGCCGAGAGCGATCCTGAACTGGCGAGCCGCGTCGTCAGCTCGGTGCTCAAAAATGTCGATGTGAGCCTGGTGCGCGCCTATGAGCTCTATCGCGAGGGCAACCTGCCCTTCGGCACTGTCGAGAATGTGGGCCTGGCCGAGGGCGCCGTCGGCCTGGTCGAAACCGGCAATATGGCAGAACTCGCCTCGCCCGAAACCTTGGAGGCCATCGAAGCGGCCAAGGCCGACATCGCCTCGGGCGCCATTGTCGTCCCGACCGGTTTCGGCATGGACACCGCAGCGCTCAACGCCCTGCGCGACAGCGTCCGTCCATAA
- a CDS encoding ABC transporter ATP-binding protein, with amino-acid sequence MEKAPPIVAFRQVGKTYPNGTVALTDATFDIDKGSIHAICGENGAGKSTLMKILFGLENQSTGQIMIDGAAAAAAPDFAGKHGIGMVHQHFSLVPILTVTENIILGHEPIRAIFTDRVRAREQVVALSKRYDLAVDPDARVETLSIAAQQKVEILKALSRQTRMLILDEPTAVLSPPEIEELFRRLRDLRDSGITVLFISHKLHEVRALADNVTVLRAGQVVGSAALADISDGEITRMVMGRDVDVPRRRRMTPDAPVLLKVANLSTDARDPADRISDLSFTIRGDEIVGIAGVDGSGQRGLASALSGLLRPSAGSVSFAGTDMTKASAAAWRQAGLAYLPADRFTQGGTPAMTLIDNAIAGTDGDASIQWGPFLRRRSIRRKVRDMVANYSVRARGIGERLDSLSGGNAQKLIAARELDGTPKLLIADQPTRGIDVASAAFLHGRIDAVARQGAAILLITADLDELLRLADRVIVLFNGKIVVDLPNGPDLTPARLGPYMLGLETAA; translated from the coding sequence ATGGAAAAAGCTCCCCCAATCGTCGCCTTCCGGCAGGTCGGCAAGACCTATCCGAACGGCACCGTCGCGCTGACCGACGCCACGTTCGATATAGATAAGGGATCGATCCATGCCATTTGTGGCGAGAACGGCGCGGGTAAATCCACGCTGATGAAAATCCTGTTTGGCCTGGAAAACCAGAGCACCGGACAGATCATGATCGACGGTGCCGCCGCCGCGGCGGCACCGGACTTTGCCGGAAAGCACGGCATCGGCATGGTGCATCAGCATTTCTCGCTGGTGCCCATCCTCACCGTCACCGAGAATATCATTCTAGGCCACGAGCCCATTCGGGCCATCTTCACCGACCGGGTTCGGGCGCGCGAGCAGGTGGTGGCCTTGAGCAAGCGCTACGACCTGGCAGTCGATCCCGATGCGCGCGTCGAGACCCTCTCGATCGCGGCGCAGCAGAAGGTGGAAATCCTCAAGGCCCTGTCGCGCCAGACGCGCATGTTGATCCTCGACGAGCCGACGGCCGTATTGTCGCCGCCGGAAATCGAGGAATTGTTCCGCCGGCTGCGCGATCTGCGCGATAGCGGCATCACCGTGCTGTTCATTTCCCACAAGCTGCATGAAGTCCGCGCATTGGCCGACAATGTGACCGTGCTGCGCGCCGGGCAGGTTGTGGGCTCCGCCGCGCTGGCCGATATCAGCGATGGAGAAATCACCCGCATGGTGATGGGGCGCGATGTGGACGTGCCGCGCCGCCGCCGCATGACGCCGGACGCGCCGGTGCTGCTCAAGGTCGCCAATCTTTCCACGGATGCCCGCGACCCGGCGGACCGGATCAGCGATCTGAGCTTCACCATCCGAGGCGACGAGATTGTCGGGATTGCAGGCGTCGATGGCAGTGGCCAGCGCGGGCTTGCTTCGGCGCTGAGCGGGCTTCTGCGCCCCTCCGCCGGCAGCGTGAGCTTTGCCGGCACCGACATGACCAAGGCTTCGGCCGCAGCATGGCGCCAGGCCGGATTGGCCTATCTGCCCGCCGACCGCTTCACCCAGGGCGGGACACCCGCCATGACGCTGATCGACAATGCCATTGCCGGCACGGATGGCGATGCCAGCATACAATGGGGCCCGTTCCTGCGCCGCCGCAGCATTCGCCGGAAGGTCCGCGACATGGTCGCGAATTATTCCGTGCGGGCGCGCGGCATCGGAGAACGCCTCGATTCCCTATCGGGCGGCAATGCGCAAAAGCTGATTGCGGCGCGCGAGCTGGACGGGACGCCAAAGCTGCTGATTGCCGACCAGCCGACCCGTGGCATCGACGTCGCCTCGGCGGCCTTCCTGCATGGCCGGATCGACGCGGTGGCCCGTCAAGGCGCCGCCATATTGCTGATCACCGCCGACCTGGACGAATTACTACGCCTGGCCGATCGCGTCATCGTGCTGTTCAACGGGAAGATCGTCGTCGACCTGCCCAATGGTCCCGACCTGACGCCGGCCCGGCTCGGTCCCTATATGCTGGGTCTGGAGACCGCCGCATGA
- a CDS encoding ADP-ribosylglycohydrolase family protein, translating into MKAWELTRDLLRNTKPIVRTAEEQTWDASAVMAAGDMNLAMFWKSNVPGSAAPECLMAGALQSMANKGYVLAPYQDLLAEGLAVLEAGDFETLYMIDMRLRVIMQNAKPDPEHPSQKTLRYADWDALDKDTAWPADEAVDVHGDKFADQTRAAWLGQFVGAAAGTALEGYTAENIAEAFGPIRDYVREPNTYNDDITFELAFLEAFGEKGHAVTSTDIAERWTGMIPMGWSAEGIALANIRRGVLPPLSGSLDNPFDEWIGGQMRGTICGMVAPGRAREAARLAYLDGQISAAGNGILGEVFNAVLAARAYTATDTRDLLVSTCALFSTRTEYGAVLEFALNACRTSPDWQSAWAKCDAEYVEYNWIHVYPNAAAQVVALWFGNGDFDLTLEIVCGIGHDVDCNAAQILCVIGILKGTDVIAERWYAPLIAGDIVTYMRRPATIAFEDLLAQTIQAVTRR; encoded by the coding sequence ATGAAAGCCTGGGAATTGACGCGCGACCTGTTGCGCAACACCAAGCCGATCGTCCGCACCGCGGAAGAGCAGACCTGGGACGCCAGCGCCGTCATGGCCGCGGGCGACATGAATCTGGCCATGTTCTGGAAGAGCAATGTGCCCGGTTCGGCGGCGCCGGAATGCCTGATGGCGGGTGCGCTGCAATCGATGGCCAACAAGGGCTATGTGCTGGCGCCATATCAGGACCTGCTGGCCGAGGGCCTGGCCGTGCTCGAGGCCGGCGATTTCGAGACGCTATACATGATCGACATGCGCCTGCGGGTGATCATGCAGAATGCCAAGCCCGATCCCGAGCATCCCTCGCAGAAGACGCTTCGTTATGCCGATTGGGATGCGTTGGACAAGGACACTGCCTGGCCGGCCGATGAAGCGGTCGACGTGCATGGCGACAAGTTCGCGGACCAGACCCGCGCCGCCTGGCTGGGCCAGTTTGTCGGCGCCGCCGCCGGCACCGCGCTCGAAGGCTACACGGCCGAGAACATTGCCGAAGCGTTCGGCCCGATCCGCGATTATGTGCGCGAGCCCAATACCTATAACGACGACATCACGTTCGAATTGGCCTTCCTCGAAGCGTTTGGCGAAAAGGGCCATGCGGTCACCAGCACCGATATTGCCGAGCGCTGGACCGGCATGATCCCCATGGGCTGGTCGGCCGAGGGGATTGCCCTGGCCAATATCCGCCGTGGCGTTCTCCCCCCGCTGAGCGGCTCGCTCGACAATCCGTTCGACGAATGGATCGGCGGGCAGATGCGTGGCACGATCTGCGGCATGGTGGCGCCGGGCCGCGCCCGCGAAGCCGCTCGCCTCGCCTATCTCGACGGACAGATTTCGGCAGCCGGCAATGGCATTCTGGGCGAGGTGTTCAACGCGGTGCTCGCGGCCCGCGCCTATACCGCCACCGACACCCGCGACCTGCTGGTATCGACCTGCGCCTTGTTCTCGACCCGCACCGAATATGGAGCGGTATTGGAATTCGCGCTCAATGCATGCCGGACCTCGCCGGACTGGCAGTCGGCCTGGGCCAAATGCGATGCCGAATATGTCGAATATAACTGGATTCACGTTTATCCGAACGCGGCGGCGCAGGTCGTGGCGCTCTGGTTCGGCAATGGCGATTTCGACCTGACGCTGGAAATCGTCTGCGGCATCGGCCATGACGTGGACTGCAATGCCGCACAGATCCTGTGCGTCATCGGCATTCTCAAGGGCACCGACGTCATCGCCGAGCGCTGGTATGCCCCCCTGATCGCCGGCGACATCGTCACCTATATGCGCCGCCCGGCCACAATCGCCTTCGAGGATCTGCTGGCGCAAACCATCCAGGCGGTTACCCGGCGGTAA
- a CDS encoding ABC transporter permease produces the protein MIEVLWNNLSDPALFATVLRVMTPLLLAAIGILISDRAGVLNIGMEGIMLSGALVGVLASAWTGQPFIGLFAALLCGGLLGALMALAINGLGTNFIITGIALNLAAASATTLGVFLATGDKGMSGALQSGVLPNLHIPLIRDIPVLGPLLSGHHMLTYIAILAVPLVSIMLARTPFGLHIRAVGSDHKAAATAGVSRNRTQLQALALSGVFGGAAGAYLSMGYVSWFAQNMTAGRGFIAIAAEVMGMGTAWGTFAAAAVLGIAETTAITMQTMGLPNELMQMIPYIVPVLVLTIYAARRQAKTRTRS, from the coding sequence ATGATCGAGGTGCTCTGGAACAATCTGTCCGATCCGGCCCTGTTCGCCACCGTGCTGCGGGTGATGACTCCATTGCTGCTGGCGGCGATCGGCATCCTGATCTCCGACCGCGCCGGCGTGCTGAATATCGGCATGGAAGGCATCATGCTGTCCGGCGCGCTGGTCGGCGTGCTGGCCAGCGCCTGGACCGGGCAGCCCTTTATCGGACTGTTCGCGGCGCTGCTCTGTGGCGGCCTGCTCGGCGCCCTGATGGCGCTGGCGATCAATGGGCTGGGCACGAATTTCATCATCACCGGCATCGCGCTGAACCTGGCCGCCGCCTCGGCGACGACGCTGGGCGTGTTCCTGGCGACCGGCGACAAAGGCATGTCCGGCGCGCTGCAGAGCGGGGTTTTGCCCAATCTGCACATTCCCCTCATCCGCGACATTCCGGTGCTGGGGCCGCTTTTGTCGGGCCACCACATGCTGACCTATATCGCCATCCTGGCGGTGCCGCTGGTGTCGATCATGCTGGCCCGGACCCCGTTCGGCCTGCATATCCGGGCCGTTGGCTCGGACCATAAAGCGGCCGCCACGGCGGGCGTTTCGCGCAACCGCACGCAATTGCAGGCACTGGCCCTGTCCGGCGTGTTCGGCGGCGCGGCCGGCGCCTATCTGTCGATGGGCTATGTCAGCTGGTTCGCCCAGAACATGACGGCCGGGCGCGGCTTCATCGCCATCGCCGCCGAGGTGATGGGCATGGGCACGGCCTGGGGCACATTCGCCGCCGCCGCCGTGCTCGGAATAGCCGAAACAACGGCGATCACCATGCAGACCATGGGCCTGCCCAATGAGCTGATGCAGATGATCCCCTACATCGTGCCGGTATTGGTGCTGACAATTTATGCAGCCCGCCGCCAGGCCAAGACACGCACCCGTTCTTAA
- a CDS encoding ABC transporter substrate-binding protein: MRHAIALPAALAALVLLSGTAFAQVVVSSKIDTEGGVLGNVIKQVLEAADIAVEDRIQLGATPIMRAAIIAGEIDIYPEYTGNGAFFFDRGEEPIWNHADQAYDEVARLDYEANDIVWLTPSPANNTWAVALRSDLADANELTTFSQFGAWVAGGGEVKLAASSEFVNSPAALPKFQDVYGFSLSPDQLIVLSGGDTAATIAAAAQQTNGANAAMVYGTDGGIAPSGLVVLDDDKGVQPVYQPAPIIREAVLLEYPQIEDLLSPVFEALTLEVLQDLNGRVQVGGEPAAAVASDFLSQNGFLD, translated from the coding sequence ATGCGTCACGCCATAGCTCTCCCCGCTGCGCTCGCCGCGCTCGTCCTGTTGTCCGGCACAGCGTTCGCGCAGGTTGTCGTTTCCTCCAAGATCGACACCGAAGGCGGTGTGCTTGGCAATGTCATCAAGCAAGTGCTCGAAGCTGCCGACATTGCGGTGGAAGACCGCATCCAGCTTGGGGCTACCCCGATCATGCGCGCGGCGATCATCGCCGGCGAGATCGACATCTATCCCGAATATACCGGCAATGGCGCCTTCTTCTTCGATCGTGGCGAGGAGCCGATCTGGAACCATGCGGATCAGGCCTATGACGAAGTCGCCCGCCTCGACTACGAAGCCAATGACATCGTCTGGCTGACGCCTTCACCGGCCAATAATACCTGGGCCGTGGCGCTGCGCAGCGATCTGGCGGATGCCAATGAGCTGACCACGTTCTCCCAATTCGGCGCCTGGGTCGCCGGCGGCGGCGAGGTCAAGCTCGCCGCGTCCTCGGAATTCGTCAATTCACCCGCCGCATTGCCTAAATTCCAGGACGTCTATGGATTTTCGCTGTCCCCGGATCAGTTGATCGTGCTGTCGGGCGGCGACACGGCGGCGACCATCGCGGCGGCGGCCCAGCAGACCAATGGCGCCAATGCCGCCATGGTCTATGGCACGGATGGCGGCATCGCGCCCTCGGGCCTGGTTGTGCTCGATGACGACAAGGGCGTGCAGCCGGTTTACCAGCCGGCCCCGATCATCCGCGAGGCGGTTCTTCTGGAATATCCGCAAATCGAGGACCTGCTCAGCCCGGTTTTCGAAGCCCTTACCCTGGAGGTCCTGCAAGACCTCAATGGCCGTGTCCAGGTCGGCGGCGAGCCCGCTGCGGCGGTGGCCAGCGATTTCCTGAGCCAAAACGGATTTCTGGACTAA